The Ranitomeya imitator isolate aRanImi1 chromosome 3, aRanImi1.pri, whole genome shotgun sequence genome has a window encoding:
- the LOC138671643 gene encoding general transcription factor II-I repeat domain-containing protein 2B-like: MSAKKRKIDGECRVFNKEWTSKYLFTETKGKAVCLVCGEQIAVFKDYNLNRHYETKHAQKYKNLTEAERARASEDLLSKLQTQKRFFTKLHASRDAAIRTSFVISHKIARNSKPFSDGEFVKECLVDSVAIICPEKKEAFSHVSLSRRTVTRRVEDIAGNLELQLKNKVDHFIFFSLALDESCDVRDTAQLLIFVRGITNNFEMTEELVALRSLKGTTKGSDLFTEVNASVDKLGLKWNTLVSVITDGCPNMTGKNVGLLKRMQDKVNEINPEQKLIFLHCIIHQEVLCKSVLQISHVVDVGAKTVNFIRARALNHRQFVSLLEEQESEHSDIGYHTAVRWLSLGKVLKRVWDLRAEIQTFCQMKGKDIPEFSDKHWIADLAFAIDVTTLMNELNTKLQGKGLFAHEMFSLVTAFMRKLKFLSSQLKINILTCQH, from the coding sequence ATGTCTGCTAAAAAAAGAAAGATTGATGGAGAATGCAGAGTTTTTAACAAGGAATGGACTTCTAAATATTTATTTACTGAAACCAAAGGCAAAGCTGTGTGCTTAGTTTGTGGAGAGCAAATAGCTGTGTTTAAAGATTATAATTTAAATCGCCATTACGAAACAAAACATGCACAGAAATACAAGAACTTGACAGAGGCAGAGCGGGCACGGGCATCTgaagatttgctatcaaaactgcaAACGCAGAAAAGATTTTTTACAAAGCTCCACGCATCCAGGGATGCAGCCATCAGGACAAGCTTTGTAATATCCCACAAAATTGCTAGAAACAGTAAGCCATTCTCTGATGGGGAGTTTGTGAAAGAATGTTTGGTGGACTCTGTAGCAATAATTTGTCCTGAGAAAAAAGAAGCATTTTCACATGTGTCCCTCTCCAGGCGAACCGTAACAAGACGGGTAGAAGACATTGCGGGGAATTTGGAGTTGCAGCTTAAAAACAAAGttgatcattttatttttttttccctggctCTGGACGAGAGCTGTGATGTCCGTGATACTGCCCAGTTACTTATCTTTGTACGCGGAATAACAAATAACTTTGAGATGACTGAAGAGCTGGTAGCTTTGCGATCATTGAAAGGTACCACGAAAGGGAGTGATTTGTTCACTGAAGTAAATGCATCCGTGGACAAACTGGGCTTAAAATGGAACACATTAGTAAGTGTTATAACCGATGGATGTCCAAATATGACAGGGAAAAATGTTGGACTTTTGAAGCGGATGCAAGATAAAGTGAATGAAATAAACCCAGAACAGAAATTGATATTTTTGCATTGCATTATACATCAAGAAGTGCTGTGCAAGTCGGTGCTACAAATCAGCCATGTTGTTGATGTTGGAGCTAAGACAGTTAATTTCATCAGGGCAAGAGCACTGAATCACAGACAATTTGTTTCACTGTTGGAGGAACAAGAAAGTGAACATAGTGACATAGGCTACCACACAGCTGTGAGGTGGCTCAGCCTTGGGAAGGTGCTTAAAAGAGTATGGGACCTGAGAGCTGAGATTCAGACATTTTGTCAAATGAAAGGCAAAGACATCCCTGAATTCTCAGATAAGCACTGGATAGCAGATCTGGCCTTTGCCATTGATGTGACTACACTAATGAATGAGCTGAATACCAAGCTGCAAGGCAAAGGCCTCTTTGCACATGAAATGTTCTCCTTGGTGACAGCTTTCATGAGAAAATTGAAGTTTCTTTCTAGCCAATTGAAGATCAATATTCTCACATGCCAACACTGA